A stretch of the Pygocentrus nattereri isolate fPygNat1 chromosome 29, fPygNat1.pri, whole genome shotgun sequence genome encodes the following:
- the her3 gene encoding hairy-related 3, with protein MVSESPVRSRTPGHKKVSKPLMEKKRRARINTCLDQLRTLLESLHSSDIRKRKLEKADILELTVKHLKHLQKTGKGFPPNCGVAEYQAGYASCLAGVNQYLLMSDADAACRSGVLTQMTRGLLRLGAPLPDFSTADSDSSRAPPARRGRDHSGESKRTQTCEHQTPAHGLLDQRKRAQADRSRGAPTALQQSYWRPW; from the exons ATGGTCTCAGAGAGCCCCGTCAGGAGCAGGACACCCGGCCACAAGAAG GTCTCCAAACCGCTgatggagaagaagagaagagcgCGCATCAACACGTGCCTGGATCAGCTGAGGACTCTTCTGGAGAGCCTGCACTCCAGCGAT ATACGCAAGCGGAAGCTGGAAAAAGCGGACATTTTGGAGCTGACGGTGAAACACCTGAAACATCttcaaaagactgggaaag GGTTCCCTCCTAACTGCGGTGTTGCTGAGTACCAGGCGGGCTACGCGAGCTGCCTCGCCGGTGTGAACCAGTATCTCCTGATGTCTGACGCAGACGCGGCGTGTAGGTCCGGCGTGCTGACGCAGATGACCCGCGGCCTCCTCCGCCTCGGAGCGCCGCTTCCAGACTTCAGCACCGCGGACAGCGACTCCTCCAGGGCCCCGCCAGCGAGGAGGGGGCGGGACCACAGCGGCGAGTCTAAGCGGACTCAAACCTGCGAGCACCAAACACCTGCACACGGACTCCTCGACCAGCGCAAACGCGCTCAGGCTGACAGAAGCCGCGGCGCACCGACAGCCCTGCAGCAGAGCTACTGGCGGCCCTGGTAG